From Streptomyces asiaticus, one genomic window encodes:
- a CDS encoding helix-turn-helix transcriptional regulator produces the protein MLLADDGRGLPSEPRTAVRCIELANLGVNRAAVTEQAERVLGPDATRADAYGVWLAILALQYTGDVVSADAQCERLARHPLWSGSVRHQNLLRLLRARSSLMSGDATRASNLLKAALADEGPAFPACLAIAWLIEALVHIGELDQAHEVLLEHGLVGRLSAGLPDRPHVLAARGALHMAMGQFQHAVDDYTACGRTLAALNVVNSTVIPWRSRAAFGALAVQRYDLALALAEDELIAARKWGSARGVGAALHAVAIARRGESSVPLLEEAVQLLDLGQARTELMQALYDLGTLQVERKDVAGGRSRLEAAGAVARECGNAYWAERVRLGLARLSGPDNGRTLTRQEIKIAQLARAGYSNQRIAETLFLAVRTVEFHLSSVYRKLAISGRRELATALGSVAA, from the coding sequence GTGCTGCTGGCGGACGACGGCCGGGGGCTTCCGTCCGAGCCGCGGACGGCCGTGCGGTGCATCGAGCTGGCGAACCTGGGCGTGAACCGTGCGGCCGTCACCGAGCAGGCGGAACGGGTGCTGGGGCCTGACGCGACGCGCGCGGACGCGTACGGGGTGTGGCTCGCCATTCTGGCCCTGCAGTACACCGGTGACGTGGTGTCGGCGGACGCGCAGTGCGAGCGGCTGGCCCGGCACCCCTTATGGTCCGGCTCGGTGAGGCACCAGAACCTGCTCAGGCTGCTGCGGGCCCGCAGCTCCCTGATGTCCGGTGACGCGACCCGGGCTTCGAACCTGCTGAAGGCGGCTCTCGCCGACGAAGGACCGGCCTTCCCGGCCTGTCTCGCCATCGCCTGGCTGATCGAGGCGCTGGTGCACATCGGCGAGCTGGACCAGGCGCACGAGGTGTTGCTGGAGCACGGGCTGGTCGGCCGGCTCAGCGCCGGGCTGCCGGACCGTCCGCATGTGCTGGCCGCGCGAGGCGCGCTGCACATGGCGATGGGCCAGTTCCAGCACGCCGTCGACGACTACACCGCGTGCGGCCGGACCCTGGCGGCCTTGAACGTGGTCAACTCGACGGTCATACCCTGGCGTTCGAGGGCGGCGTTCGGTGCGTTGGCCGTGCAGCGGTACGACCTGGCGCTGGCGCTGGCCGAGGACGAGCTGATCGCGGCGCGCAAGTGGGGCTCGGCACGCGGTGTCGGTGCGGCGCTGCACGCCGTGGCCATAGCGCGGCGGGGCGAGTCGTCGGTGCCCCTGCTGGAGGAGGCCGTCCAGCTGCTCGACCTGGGGCAGGCCCGTACGGAGCTGATGCAGGCGCTCTACGACCTGGGCACGCTACAGGTGGAGCGGAAGGACGTGGCCGGCGGGCGCAGCCGCCTGGAGGCAGCGGGCGCGGTGGCCCGCGAGTGCGGCAACGCCTACTGGGCGGAACGCGTTCGGCTCGGGCTGGCCCGGCTGAGCGGTCCGGACAACGGTCGGACACTCACCCGCCAGGAGATCAAGATCGCTCAGCTGGCCCGTGCCGGGTACAGCAACCAGCGGATCGCGGAGACGCTGTTCCTCGCCGTACGTACGGTCGAGTTCCATCTTTCCAGCGTCTACCGGAAGCTCGCCATATCCGGCAGAAGGGAGCTGGCCACCGCTCTGGGGTCGGTGGCCGCCTAG
- a CDS encoding ParB/RepB/Spo0J family partition protein: protein MISDSPRIAGENAEHIRVLAESDLAWPPITVHRPTMRVVDGVHRVRAALLRGEERIEAAFVDGTVEEAFVLAVRLNTRHGMPLSRADRTAAATRLVESRPRWSNRRIAEIVGVSPTTVATLRDRSTGRTGQSNVRAGRDGRVRPLGAGAAEGRRRAVRVIRSRPDASLREIAAEAGVAVATARDVRQRLRVGEDPVPPRLRAAEVRDSGRGEASPAAGTPSAGDGKPAVTLPPEPAAHASARSLRKDPSLRFSEAGRTLLRLWSAHALDADQWQVLADSVPTHRLSDATWAARRCAEQWLCFARGMEERAALVRDRAS, encoded by the coding sequence GTGATCTCTGATTCACCGCGCATCGCAGGGGAAAACGCCGAGCACATCAGGGTGCTCGCCGAGTCGGACCTGGCGTGGCCGCCGATCACCGTGCACCGGCCCACGATGCGCGTGGTGGACGGGGTGCACCGGGTGCGCGCAGCGCTGCTGCGCGGCGAGGAGCGGATCGAGGCCGCCTTCGTCGACGGCACCGTCGAGGAAGCCTTCGTGCTCGCCGTCAGACTGAACACGCGGCATGGGATGCCACTCTCCCGGGCCGACCGCACCGCCGCGGCCACCCGCCTGGTCGAGAGCCGCCCCAGGTGGTCGAACCGCCGGATCGCGGAGATCGTCGGTGTCTCGCCCACCACGGTCGCCACGCTGCGCGACCGTTCAACCGGCCGGACTGGTCAGTCGAACGTCCGAGCGGGGCGCGACGGCAGGGTCCGTCCCCTCGGCGCCGGCGCCGCCGAGGGGCGCCGGCGGGCGGTCCGCGTCATCCGGTCCCGGCCCGATGCGTCCCTCCGTGAGATCGCGGCGGAGGCCGGTGTCGCCGTCGCCACCGCCAGGGACGTACGGCAGCGGCTGCGGGTGGGGGAGGATCCGGTGCCGCCGAGGCTGCGGGCGGCCGAAGTGCGGGACTCCGGCAGGGGCGAAGCGTCCCCGGCCGCCGGCACACCATCGGCCGGGGACGGGAAACCCGCCGTAACCCTGCCGCCGGAGCCGGCCGCCCATGCGAGCGCGCGCAGTCTGCGCAAGGACCCGTCGCTGCGCTTCTCCGAGGCCGGACGGACGTTGTTGCGCCTGTGGAGCGCGCACGCACTGGACGCCGATCAGTGGCAGGTGCTGGCCGACAGCGTGCCCACACACCGGCTGTCCGACGCCACCTGGGCCGCCCGCCGGTGTGCCGAGCAGTGGCTGTGCTTCGCCAGAGGCATGGAGGAGCGCGCCGCGCTGGTCCGTGACCGGGCAAGCTGA
- a CDS encoding MAB_1171c family putative transporter, with protein MDVILHLAVTAMLVLGAVWKAVDLTRAPHDRLLRLLALCLFLLAAGDILGFPEVRDRLMAFAPAGVGKVAFNALYMSGLSTLILFFAASTRSAPADFRRQLRLHTGLLAGVLTALVISMIATPPALRDHTPSSPYIGQPGIAGFYLVGNAFFIYAYVVSGLWALRYARRASRHLAHSLRTMTAGLFGLALTAAGRVVLVLLRIDAPGSHSELEAANQANTDLALGCVLIGIMLFGGVQLATHLRSVLSHRRMHDQLAPLWQALVTAYPELVLHREPARPLWNRLRLRHTHARFYRRLIECRDGLVRLSPYLALAAPDTDLARCGPDRLARHITTALDLKPESEDPHTALPAVRVALPTGNDVSADARALIALSMAFARADHGHSEHPKRRRCPT; from the coding sequence ATGGACGTGATCCTCCATCTGGCAGTGACCGCGATGCTGGTCCTGGGAGCGGTGTGGAAGGCTGTCGACCTGACCCGCGCCCCGCACGACCGGCTGCTGCGCCTCCTGGCCCTCTGTCTGTTCCTGCTCGCCGCCGGAGACATCCTCGGCTTCCCCGAGGTGCGCGACCGGCTGATGGCGTTCGCGCCGGCCGGCGTCGGCAAGGTCGCCTTCAACGCGCTCTACATGTCCGGTCTGAGCACCCTCATCCTGTTCTTCGCCGCCTCCACCCGCAGCGCCCCCGCCGACTTCCGACGCCAGCTGCGACTGCACACCGGCCTTCTGGCCGGCGTCCTGACCGCCCTGGTCATCAGCATGATCGCCACACCGCCGGCGCTGCGCGACCACACCCCGTCCAGCCCGTACATCGGACAGCCCGGGATCGCCGGTTTCTACCTCGTCGGCAACGCGTTCTTCATCTACGCCTACGTCGTCTCGGGGCTGTGGGCCCTGCGCTATGCCCGCCGGGCGTCCCGGCATCTGGCCCACAGCCTGCGCACCATGACGGCCGGCCTGTTCGGGCTGGCACTCACCGCGGCCGGCCGGGTGGTCCTGGTGCTGCTGCGCATCGACGCACCCGGGTCGCACTCGGAGCTGGAGGCGGCGAACCAGGCGAACACCGACCTGGCCCTCGGCTGTGTGCTGATCGGCATCATGCTGTTCGGCGGAGTGCAGCTGGCGACCCATCTCCGGTCGGTCCTCAGCCACCGCCGTATGCACGACCAGCTGGCCCCTCTCTGGCAGGCCCTGGTCACCGCCTACCCGGAACTCGTCCTGCACCGCGAACCGGCCCGCCCCCTATGGAACCGATTACGCCTCCGGCACACCCACGCGCGCTTCTACCGCCGCCTCATCGAGTGCCGCGACGGCCTGGTCCGCCTGAGCCCCTACCTCGCGCTGGCGGCACCCGACACCGACCTGGCCCGCTGCGGCCCGGACCGGCTCGCCCGGCACATCACCACGGCCCTCGACCTCAAACCCGAGAGCGAAGACCCGCACACCGCCCTCCCTGCCGTACGTGTCGCACTTCCCACCGGAAACGACGTCAGCGCCGACGCCCGCGCCCTCATCGCCCTGTCCATGGCCTTCGCCCGGGCCGACCACGGACACTCCGAACACCCCAAGCGCCGGCGGTGTCCCACCTAG
- a CDS encoding class I SAM-dependent methyltransferase, with protein MTVTTAPAAQRPHCLNDVKGWFPSLDQVLFDRFLSRQERLGQLGDLMEMGAYMGKSAIFTAAYLRANERFTICDLFDAEAPDEKNAAEARKSYSTLTRTAFEQNYLAFWDDLPNVIQGPTSVVPDHVGANTCRFIHVDASHLYEHVAGDIDTAHNTLVPDGLVVLDDFRSEHTPGVAAATWEAVFTRGLRPICLSTQKLYGTWGDPEPIQEEMLADEEWRKGMHTSVQEIAGRRVLRFSGKPANPTPPTSRFAHEPRDPAPEPRSASTAPASAPAARRPTAVRRFAADVLPPVVARAIRRRRG; from the coding sequence ATGACGGTCACCACCGCCCCCGCGGCCCAGCGTCCCCACTGCCTCAATGACGTCAAGGGATGGTTCCCCAGCCTTGACCAAGTGCTGTTCGACCGCTTCCTGAGCCGTCAGGAGCGCCTCGGACAGCTCGGGGACCTGATGGAGATGGGTGCCTACATGGGCAAGAGCGCCATCTTCACCGCCGCCTACCTGCGGGCGAACGAGCGGTTCACGATCTGTGACCTCTTCGACGCCGAGGCGCCGGACGAGAAGAACGCGGCGGAGGCGCGCAAGTCGTACTCCACCCTCACCCGCACCGCCTTCGAGCAGAACTACCTGGCCTTCTGGGACGACCTGCCGAACGTCATCCAGGGCCCCACCTCGGTCGTGCCCGACCACGTCGGCGCGAACACCTGCCGCTTCATCCACGTGGACGCCTCGCATCTGTACGAGCACGTGGCGGGCGACATCGACACCGCGCACAACACACTGGTGCCCGACGGCCTCGTCGTCCTCGACGACTTCCGCTCCGAGCACACCCCCGGCGTGGCCGCCGCGACCTGGGAGGCGGTCTTCACCCGCGGCCTGCGCCCCATCTGCCTGTCCACCCAGAAGCTCTACGGCACCTGGGGCGACCCGGAGCCGATCCAGGAGGAGATGCTCGCGGACGAGGAGTGGCGCAAGGGGATGCACACCAGCGTGCAGGAGATCGCGGGCCGCAGGGTGCTGCGGTTCTCGGGGAAGCCCGCGAACCCGACCCCGCCCACCTCCCGCTTCGCCCATGAGCCGCGCGACCCGGCCCCCGAGCCGCGCTCCGCGTCCACCGCACCGGCGTCCGCTCCCGCGGCGCGCCGCCCCACCGCGGTCCGGCGGTTCGCCGCCGATGTGCTCCCGCCGGTCGTCGCCCGCGCGATCCGCCGCCGCAGGGGATAG
- a CDS encoding NAD-dependent epimerase/dehydratase family protein, translating to MRVLVTGGAGFIGSHIVTALVEHGHEPVVLDALLPAAHPIATHPAPPSVDGEWLHADVRDREAVLAALRGVDAVCHQAAMVGLGKDFADAPAYVGCNDLGTAVLLAAMAERGVRELVLAGSMVVYGEGRYDCPRHGRVRPGPRAEADLAAGRFDPRCPECGTPLRPGLVDEDAPADPRNVYATTKLAQEHLAAAWARSVGGRAVSLRYHNVYGPGMPRDTPYAGVASFFRSALARGEAPTVFEDGGQRRDFIHVRDVAAANVAALAAAPDVVAPAALTAYNTGSDDPHTVGEMATALATAFGGPAPVVTGGYRLEDVRHITASSRRIRDQLGWRPAVSFHEGMTEFAHAPQRAGV from the coding sequence ATGCGTGTACTGGTCACCGGAGGTGCGGGCTTCATCGGCTCGCACATCGTCACCGCCCTCGTCGAGCACGGCCATGAGCCGGTCGTCCTCGATGCCCTGCTTCCCGCGGCTCACCCGATCGCCACCCATCCGGCGCCGCCATCCGTGGACGGGGAGTGGCTCCACGCCGATGTGCGGGACCGGGAGGCGGTCCTCGCGGCGCTGCGCGGGGTGGACGCCGTATGCCACCAGGCGGCGATGGTCGGTCTCGGCAAGGACTTCGCGGACGCCCCGGCCTATGTGGGCTGCAATGACCTGGGCACGGCGGTGCTGCTGGCGGCGATGGCCGAGCGCGGGGTGCGCGAACTGGTCCTGGCCGGGTCGATGGTCGTCTACGGCGAGGGGCGCTACGACTGCCCCCGCCACGGCCGGGTCCGTCCCGGCCCGCGCGCCGAGGCGGATCTCGCGGCGGGCCGCTTCGACCCCCGCTGCCCCGAGTGCGGCACCCCGCTGCGGCCCGGCCTGGTGGACGAGGACGCACCGGCCGATCCCCGCAATGTGTACGCGACGACGAAGCTGGCCCAGGAGCATCTGGCGGCGGCCTGGGCCCGGTCGGTGGGCGGCCGCGCGGTATCGCTGCGCTACCACAATGTCTACGGGCCGGGGATGCCGCGCGACACCCCCTACGCGGGCGTCGCCTCCTTCTTCCGCTCGGCCCTGGCACGCGGCGAGGCACCCACGGTCTTCGAGGACGGGGGCCAGCGCCGGGACTTCATCCATGTCCGCGATGTGGCCGCCGCCAATGTCGCCGCCCTGGCGGCGGCGCCGGACGTGGTGGCCCCGGCCGCGCTGACCGCGTACAACACCGGCAGCGACGACCCTCACACGGTGGGCGAGATGGCCACGGCCCTGGCCACGGCGTTCGGCGGCCCCGCGCCCGTGGTGACGGGCGGCTACCGGCTGGAGGACGTACGCCACATCACCGCGTCGTCCCGCCGGATCCGTGACCAGCTGGGCTGGCGCCCGGCGGTCTCGTTCCACGAGGGCATGACCGAATTCGCCCACGCCCCGCAACGGGCGGGGGTGTGA
- a CDS encoding sensor histidine kinase, whose translation MRDVFLMAVFAFLGAAAAGLLGALALRLVRGRSVAVSLAVVAAVAVTAMLTGTLAVAWAMFLSPHDLTVVTTVCAMAAVVSLATALLLGRWVVARSNALALAARSFGDGGSFAAPEGQATAELAALGRELAATSAKLAASRERERALESSRRELVAWISHDLRTPLAGLRAMSEALEDGVAPDPDRYLRRIRTEVERLNTMVGDLFELSRIHAGALSLAPTRISVYDLVGDALAGVDPLARELGVQLIGERVDPIPVEVDGKEMTRVLGNLLVNAVRRTPADGTVAVSAEREADTVVLSVTDGCGGIPEEDLPRVFDTGWRGSDARTPPAGAGLGLAIVRGIVEAHDGQAAVRNVDGGCRFEVRLPAAVTSS comes from the coding sequence ATGCGTGATGTGTTCCTCATGGCGGTGTTCGCCTTCCTCGGCGCGGCGGCGGCCGGTCTGCTGGGCGCGCTGGCGCTGCGGCTGGTGCGCGGCCGTTCGGTCGCGGTGTCCCTCGCGGTCGTCGCCGCAGTGGCGGTCACGGCGATGCTCACCGGGACGCTGGCCGTCGCCTGGGCGATGTTCCTGTCCCCGCACGACCTGACGGTGGTCACGACCGTCTGCGCCATGGCCGCCGTGGTGTCCCTGGCCACCGCGCTGCTGCTGGGCCGCTGGGTGGTGGCGCGCAGCAACGCGCTGGCCCTCGCCGCCCGCTCCTTCGGGGACGGCGGGAGCTTCGCCGCCCCCGAAGGCCAAGCCACCGCCGAACTCGCCGCGCTCGGCCGTGAACTGGCCGCCACCAGCGCCAAGCTGGCCGCCTCCCGCGAGCGCGAGCGCGCCCTGGAGTCCTCCCGCCGGGAGCTGGTCGCCTGGATCTCCCACGATCTGCGCACCCCGCTGGCGGGGCTGCGCGCCATGTCCGAGGCGCTGGAGGACGGGGTGGCCCCCGACCCGGACCGCTACCTCCGCCGGATACGCACCGAGGTGGAGCGGCTGAACACGATGGTCGGCGACCTCTTCGAGCTCTCCCGCATCCACGCCGGGGCGCTCTCCCTCGCCCCCACCCGGATCTCCGTCTACGACCTGGTCGGCGACGCCCTCGCCGGGGTCGATCCGCTCGCCCGCGAGCTGGGCGTCCAGCTGATCGGCGAGCGGGTGGACCCCATCCCGGTGGAGGTCGACGGCAAGGAGATGACCCGTGTGCTCGGGAACCTCCTCGTCAACGCGGTCCGCCGCACCCCGGCGGACGGCACGGTCGCGGTGTCCGCCGAGCGCGAGGCGGACACGGTCGTGCTGTCGGTCACCGACGGCTGCGGCGGGATCCCCGAGGAGGACCTTCCGCGCGTCTTCGACACCGGCTGGCGCGGCAGCGACGCCCGCACACCCCCGGCGGGCGCCGGTCTGGGCCTGGCCATCGTCCGCGGCATCGTCGAGGCCCACGACGGCCAGGCGGCGGTCCGCAACGTCGACGGCGGCTGCCGCTTCGAGGTCCGCCTCCCCGCCGCCGTCACGTCGTCCTGA
- a CDS encoding response regulator transcription factor — translation MQQNPSPTRVLVVDDDPTVAEVVAGYLGRAGFAVDRAADGPGALARAAARRPDLVVLDLMLPGMDGLEVCRALRDKGPVPVIMLTARGDEEDRILGLEIGADDYVTKPFSPRELVLRVESVLRRGRTGPRVPGPSGPGSGLGSDEVTHRAGITLDPLARRAARDGRELALTVREFDLLAFLLRHPGVAFTREELMREVWGWDFGDLSTVTVHVRRLRGKVEDDPAAPRLIQTVWGIGYRFDAPPETDDRAHGEERRDEGRGDDGRRDEARAGQGRDEARAGQGRDEGRGPGSDA, via the coding sequence ATGCAGCAGAACCCCTCTCCCACCCGCGTGCTCGTCGTCGACGACGACCCGACCGTGGCCGAGGTCGTCGCCGGGTACCTCGGCCGGGCCGGCTTCGCCGTGGACCGGGCCGCCGACGGCCCCGGGGCGCTCGCCCGCGCCGCCGCCCGCCGGCCGGACCTGGTCGTGCTCGACCTGATGCTGCCCGGCATGGACGGGCTGGAGGTGTGCCGCGCGCTGCGGGACAAGGGCCCGGTGCCGGTCATCATGCTCACCGCGCGCGGCGACGAGGAGGACCGGATCCTCGGCCTGGAGATCGGCGCGGACGACTACGTCACCAAGCCGTTCAGCCCGCGGGAGCTGGTGCTGCGCGTGGAGTCGGTGCTGCGGCGCGGCCGCACCGGTCCGCGGGTCCCCGGCCCTTCCGGCCCCGGCTCGGGCCTCGGCTCGGACGAGGTGACGCACCGTGCCGGGATCACCCTCGACCCCCTGGCCCGGCGGGCCGCCCGGGACGGCCGGGAGCTCGCCCTGACCGTGCGCGAGTTCGACCTGCTGGCCTTTCTGCTGCGCCACCCCGGGGTGGCCTTCACCCGCGAGGAGCTGATGCGCGAGGTGTGGGGCTGGGACTTCGGCGATCTGTCCACCGTCACCGTCCATGTGCGGCGACTGCGCGGAAAGGTCGAGGACGATCCCGCCGCGCCCCGGCTCATCCAGACCGTATGGGGCATCGGCTATCGCTTCGACGCCCCGCCCGAGACCGACGACAGGGCCCACGGCGAGGAGCGACGGGACGAGGGCCGCGGGGACGACGGGCGACGGGACGAGGCGCGCGCGGGCCAGGGGCGGGACGAGGCGCGCGCGGGCCAGGGGCGGGACGAGGGACGGGGGCCGGGCTCCGATGCGTGA
- a CDS encoding glycosyltransferase family 2 protein encodes MVRVTNSTTPCADVVLPCLDEAAALPWVLARIPDGWRAIVVDNGSTDGSATIARAHGATVVHEPRRGFGAACHTGLLAAEADIVCFCDCDASLDPGLLAAFVRTVAAGDADLVLGRRRPQERGAWPVHARLGNLALTRMLRRRTGLTLGDLGPLRAARREPLLALGLTDRRSGYPLQMVVRAADAGWRVEEREVPYRPRTGKSKVTGTWRGTWHAVRDMRAVLRQPPEARVLATPTRAAR; translated from the coding sequence GTGGTGCGGGTGACGAACTCGACCACCCCCTGTGCGGACGTCGTCCTGCCGTGTCTGGACGAGGCCGCCGCCCTGCCCTGGGTGCTGGCCCGCATCCCCGACGGCTGGCGCGCCATCGTCGTCGACAACGGCTCCACGGACGGCTCGGCCACGATCGCCCGCGCCCACGGCGCCACCGTCGTCCATGAACCCCGCCGTGGCTTCGGCGCCGCCTGCCACACCGGGCTTCTCGCCGCCGAGGCCGACATCGTGTGCTTCTGCGACTGCGACGCCTCGCTCGACCCCGGGCTGCTGGCCGCCTTCGTGCGGACCGTGGCGGCGGGCGACGCCGACCTCGTGCTGGGCCGGCGGCGCCCCCAGGAGCGTGGGGCCTGGCCGGTGCACGCCCGGCTCGGCAACCTCGCGCTGACCCGCATGCTGCGGCGGCGCACCGGCCTCACGCTGGGCGACCTGGGCCCGCTGCGGGCCGCCCGGCGCGAACCGCTGCTCGCCCTCGGCCTCACCGACCGGCGCAGCGGCTACCCGCTCCAGATGGTCGTGCGAGCCGCCGACGCCGGATGGCGGGTCGAGGAGCGCGAGGTGCCGTATCGGCCGCGCACCGGGAAGTCGAAGGTCACCGGCACCTGGCGGGGCACCTGGCACGCGGTGCGCGATATGCGCGCCGTACTGCGCCAGCCGCCGGAGGCCCGCGTCCTGGCCACCCCCACGAGGGCCGCGCGGTGA
- a CDS encoding TIGR04282 family arsenosugar biosynthesis glycosyltransferase translates to MLIIAKEPVPGRVKTRLTPPYTPAEAAALAEASLADTLHAALAMPARRRVLVLDGRPGPWLPPGFEVVGQCDGGLDERLAAAFAACRGATLLIGMDTPQVTPALLAPALSPGSRHDCDAWFGPAADGGFWALGLAEPDPELLRGVPMSTATTGAAQRRRLTDAGLRVRDLPMLRDVDTAEDAVLVASDAPGGRFARTLARLSSRATAR, encoded by the coding sequence CTGCTCATCATCGCCAAGGAGCCGGTGCCCGGACGGGTGAAGACCAGGCTCACTCCCCCGTACACCCCCGCCGAGGCCGCCGCACTCGCCGAGGCGTCCCTGGCCGACACACTGCACGCCGCGCTCGCCATGCCCGCCCGTCGCCGGGTGCTGGTGCTCGACGGCCGGCCCGGGCCGTGGTTGCCGCCGGGATTCGAGGTGGTGGGGCAGTGCGACGGCGGTCTGGACGAGCGGCTCGCCGCGGCCTTCGCCGCCTGCCGGGGCGCCACCCTGCTGATCGGCATGGACACCCCGCAGGTCACCCCCGCGCTCCTCGCCCCCGCGCTCAGCCCGGGGAGCCGGCACGACTGCGACGCCTGGTTCGGCCCGGCCGCCGACGGTGGCTTCTGGGCCCTGGGCCTGGCCGAACCGGACCCCGAACTGCTGCGGGGCGTGCCGATGTCCACCGCCACCACCGGTGCCGCCCAGCGGCGTCGGCTGACGGACGCGGGGCTGCGGGTGCGCGACCTGCCGATGCTCCGCGACGTGGACACGGCCGAGGACGCCGTATTGGTGGCGTCCGACGCCCCGGGCGGGCGGTTCGCCCGGACCCTCGCCCGTCTGTCGTCCCGGGCCACCGCCCGATGA
- a CDS encoding methyltransferase domain-containing protein, which yields MSTAETVRDGAVREGFVHDGSAHDGAVRERTPARRAAAPWHADPYVRALHAGRGPLFLRRADGWMLPLDVERWCADADAADRTVLRRCQGPILDIGCGPGRLVAALALNGRPCLGIDVSQAAVARTVRTGGPALCRSVFEPLPGEGRWGTALLIDGNIGIGGDPRALLARVAQLMAPDGLLIVETAAADVDERVRVRVDDGQGDVGTAFPWARVGLQALLRHAHAAGWSPVEQWTARDRGFVSLRRTPPLPRSATER from the coding sequence ATGAGCACGGCCGAGACGGTGCGCGACGGAGCGGTGCGCGAGGGATTCGTACACGACGGGTCCGCGCACGACGGAGCGGTGCGCGAGCGGACGCCCGCTCGTCGCGCGGCCGCACCCTGGCACGCCGACCCCTATGTCCGAGCGCTCCACGCGGGCCGGGGGCCGCTGTTCCTGCGCCGGGCCGACGGCTGGATGCTGCCCCTGGACGTCGAACGCTGGTGCGCGGACGCCGACGCGGCCGACCGAACCGTGCTGCGGCGCTGCCAGGGCCCGATACTCGACATCGGCTGCGGCCCCGGCCGGCTGGTGGCCGCCCTGGCCCTGAACGGCCGCCCCTGTCTGGGCATCGACGTCAGCCAGGCGGCGGTCGCCCGTACGGTCCGCACGGGTGGGCCCGCGCTGTGCCGCTCGGTCTTCGAACCGCTGCCCGGCGAGGGACGCTGGGGCACGGCGCTGCTGATCGACGGCAATATCGGCATCGGCGGCGATCCGCGCGCCCTGCTGGCGCGCGTCGCCCAACTCATGGCCCCCGACGGACTGCTGATCGTGGAGACCGCCGCGGCGGATGTGGACGAGCGGGTGCGGGTGCGCGTGGACGACGGTCAGGGCGACGTGGGAACGGCCTTCCCCTGGGCCCGCGTCGGGCTCCAAGCGCTGCTGCGTCACGCACACGCGGCGGGCTGGAGCCCGGTCGAGCAGTGGACCGCGCGGGACCGAGGCTTCGTATCGCTGCGCCGCACACCGCCCCTGCCCCGGTCCGCCACGGAGCGCTGA